The Devosia sp. 1566 sequence TTCCTGGTGGTCGGGCGGGCGATCGCCGGCATCACCGCGGCCAACATGGCGGTGGCTTCGGCCTATATCACCGACATATCTCCCGAAGATCAGCGCGCGCGGCGCTTTGGCTATTTCCATGCCATGTGGGGAATCGGCTTTATCGTCGGGCCGGTGCTGGGCGGCGTATTGGGGGAATATTGGCTGCGGGCGCCATTCATCGCCGCGGCTCTTCTCAACGCACTCAATTGCGCGCTGGCCTTCTTCGTGCTGCCCGAATCGCACCATGTGCGTGGCACGGCCCGGTTCAGCTGGACTACGCTGAACCCGTTCCTGCCGCTAGGCTGGGCGCTGAGCTTTCGCGCGCTAATCCCGCTGATAGCCATTCTGATGATCATGATGTTTGTCGGTCAGATGTACGGCGTCGTTTGGGTGTTGTTCGGCGAAGATCAGTTCAGCTGGAGCCCGCTCACCATTGGGCTGTCGCTGGCCGCCTTTGGCGTCTTCCATGCCGGCGCCCAGGCGTTTCTCACCGGCCCAGTGGTGACACGGTTTGGCGAACGCGCATCGCTGCTGATCGGCTTTTCGGCCGAAGTATTCTGCCTCGTTGTGCTCGCCTTTGCGGGCCTGGGCTGGGTGATGTTCGCCCTGATGCCGCTGTTTGCCGTGGGCGGCGTTGGCATGCCCGCCCTGCAGTCGCTGATCACGCGCCAGGTGGATGCCGAGCGGCAGGGCCAGTTGCAGGGCGTTCTGGCCAGTCTGGTCAGTTTGACCTCGGTGTTCGGGCCACTGTTTTTCAGCCTCGCCTATGCCGGGGTGCGGGGCGATTGGCCGGGGGCAATCTGGCTGGTCGGCGCGGCAATCTATTGTTTGGCGCTGCCGCTGATGTTCGGGCTGCGCAAGCTGGCTCCTGCGGGGGCGTAACCGACCGATTCTGGGGATTTTTCCCTCGGAAAAGCGCGGTGGAAGTCTTGCCCACCCTGATTTTCCCGTTCATTAACAGCTTGAGCGCGTCAGTCAGGAAAAGCCCCGGCTGCCTTGCGTCCTGGGCGGAATCGCCCAAGGGTGCCGCCATTTCCATGCTCGCCGTCAACGGCGGCCATTCTCTGTGAGGAAACGCTATGAACAAAAACGATTTGGTTGGCGTCGTTGCTGACAAGGCCACGATTACCAAGGCACAGGCTGCCGAGGCCGTGGATGCAGTGTTCGAAGCCATTGCCGAGTCCCTCAAGGCTGGAGACGAAGTTCGTCTCGTGGGTTTTGGTACCTTTGCCGTCTCGCGCCGCAAGGCATCCACCGGCCGTAACCCTGCGACCGGCGCCGAGATCAGCATTCCTGAGTCCAACCAGGCCAAGTTCAAGCCAGGCAAGGGTCTCAAGGACGCGCTGAACCCCGCCTGAACCAGAAAACTTCTTGGGGCTCCGCCTGCGTTTCGCGGCGGGGCCTTTTTCTTTGGGGATTTGCGGTTGACGCGCCCGGTCGCGCACCCTAATCAATGCCCTGCACCGGCCAAACGGCCTGTGGGCGATTAGCTCAGTTGGTAGAGCGCCTCGTTTACACCGAGGATGTCGGCGGTTCGAGTCCGTCATCGCCCACCATTCCCCTTCTCGCAAACTCTCTCTAGCGTTTGGCGACCACCGCTCGCCTGCAAGACATGGGAATAGCCTTGCGTTGTCCTCGCAGGCCATGCGTCAGCAGGAACTGACAGCATCATCAAAGCATCTGTTGAACTCATCCGGGCTGCAGCCGTTCAGGGGGAGCAACCCACGGAGTGGCGATGACGGAAGACGATCTCAAGATGCAGTTTGAACTTGTGCGGCAGTCCATAGGGACATGGTCCGCCGATGCCGTTCACTTCGTGGGCGCTGGCAGCGAGAGTCGGCAGGTGGGCACCCATGATGCTGACCAGATCGCTGCTGCCACGCGGACCCTTGACGCGATCCGGTCGGAACGGACCTCTCTGGCTGAGGCTACTGCGCTCGTCCCGACCAAGTCCGACGATCTGGCTCGAGGGATCGATATCGCGCTGAACGAACTGGACCTGCTGGAGCGGGACATCAGCGCCGCTTTGGCGGAGATGCGCTGAGAACTGGTCATTCCTCTGCAGCCTTGCGGTGAGATCTACTGCAAACGAGAAGCACCAGTCTGCCCAAACTGGGCGCTGACCCATTTTCGCGCTTCCCCGAGCCAGAGGACCATGCTGCCCATAAGCGTGCAGAAGAGCCATTGCTCGAAGGTCAGGGGGACGGTGCCGAAGGCGTAGTTCAGCGCCGGTACGTGGATCACCGCCACCTGCAGCAGCAGCGACAATGCCACCGCAGCCCAAAGCCAGTGATTGAGAAACAGGTGATGGAATGCGCTGGCGGTATCTGAACGGGTGTTAAAGCAATTGAAGAGTTGCGCCAGTACCAGGGCGGTGAACCCGGCGGTGCGTGCCTCCTCGAGGGAAGCGGTTCCTTCAACAAAGCCGCCGGGTAAGTAGAAGTCGATGGCGAACAGGCTCGCCAGGGCCATGATGACGCCACTATAAAGCACGCCCGCCCACATGCTCCGGTCGATCACGGGCTGGGTTGGGGAGCGTGGCGGACGAGCCATGACGTCGTCCGTCTCGGGATCGAGCCCCATGGCCAGCGCTGGGCCCGAATCGGTAACCAAGTTGATCCACAGGACCTGGGTGGCGAGGAGCGGCAGCACCAGACCTTCGCCTGCAGCATCGAGCCCGATAAAGCTCGCGCCGACTACGCCCAGGAACACGGTGAGCACTTCGCCGATATTGGAGGATAGCAGATAGCGCAGGAACTTGCGGATGTTCTCGAAGATTGCCCGGCCTTCGCGCACGGCCCGCACAATGGTAGCGAAGTTGTCATCCGCCAGGATCATTTCAGCGGCCTCCTTGGTCACCTCGGTGCCGGCGATGCCCATGGCAATGCCGATATCGGCGGATTTTAGGGCAGGGGCGTCGTTGACCCCATCACCCGTCATCGCCACCACTTCGCCATCCGCCTGCAGGGCGTCGACGATCTTGAGCTTGTGGATGGGGGCCACGCGCGCGAACACCGACGTGTTGCGTACGGCGGCACTCAGCGCAGCGTCATCCATGCCGTCAAGCTCGCCCCCAGTCAGAACGGGAGCGTCGGCATCAACGATGCCGAGCTGGGAGGCGATGCGCAGGGCCGTGCTCGGATGATCGCCGGTGATCATAACGATCCGGATGCCAGCACCGTGGGCATCGGCCACGGCGGCAGCAGCTTCCTCGCGCGGCGGATCGATCATGCCCACGCTGCCGACATAGATCAGGTCGTGTTCAAGCGCCTCGAGGTCCTCCTGTTGCTCGCTGCGCTCCAGTGGCTTGTAGGCTACCGCGAGAGTGCGGAGCGCGTCGGCTGACATCCTTTCGATATCGGCTTGGGCTCGCCGACGTCGCATTGCCTCAAACGGAAATGTGTTCATACCGACGCGGATCTGCGTGCAGCGCGCCATCAGCACATCAGGCGCACCCTTGGCGACGAGAACCGGTTGATCCCCCCACTCGCAATCACTGGCGATCGTCGACATCATCTTACGCTCGGAGGTGAACGGGATGTCTCGGATGC is a genomic window containing:
- a CDS encoding cation-translocating P-type ATPase; this translates as MIISADKLALDPALEQPDAVVDALRSDPERGLAQGEAQRRLEANGSNELRAVAPVPKWRRFLSQFEDPLIYLLLLAALVSFFAWLLQGHEPLPIDAIVISAIVLLNAVLGYIQEARAADAVAALARMTAVTSSVIRDGERRRIPSAELVPGDLLLLEEGDAVGADARLIQAAALRAQEASLTGESASVAKNTRPLEAPAPLAERTCMVFKGTAITQGSALAVVTATGMQTQMGLVADMLHATPEDQTPLEREVSRLGRTLGLAAVGIALVVVATIIAISGVNSPDALVTIMLFGVSLAVAAVPEGLPAILTLVLALGVQRMATHKAVVKNLSSVESLGSATVICSDKTGTLTQGEMTIERVATASGVTHITGVGYEPRGQVLGPGDIAPDGQLRAEQIVVIGGGSLVNNAALRQIDQDRWEVEGDPTEAAFLVAERKFGIHERRRRRFRRIRDIPFTSERKMMSTIASDCEWGDQPVLVAKGAPDVLMARCTQIRVGMNTFPFEAMRRRRAQADIERMSADALRTLAVAYKPLERSEQQEDLEALEHDLIYVGSVGMIDPPREEAAAAVADAHGAGIRIVMITGDHPSTALRIASQLGIVDADAPVLTGGELDGMDDAALSAAVRNTSVFARVAPIHKLKIVDALQADGEVVAMTGDGVNDAPALKSADIGIAMGIAGTEVTKEAAEMILADDNFATIVRAVREGRAIFENIRKFLRYLLSSNIGEVLTVFLGVVGASFIGLDAAGEGLVLPLLATQVLWINLVTDSGPALAMGLDPETDDVMARPPRSPTQPVIDRSMWAGVLYSGVIMALASLFAIDFYLPGGFVEGTASLEEARTAGFTALVLAQLFNCFNTRSDTASAFHHLFLNHWLWAAVALSLLLQVAVIHVPALNYAFGTVPLTFEQWLFCTLMGSMVLWLGEARKWVSAQFGQTGASRLQ
- a CDS encoding HU family DNA-binding protein, with amino-acid sequence MNKNDLVGVVADKATITKAQAAEAVDAVFEAIAESLKAGDEVRLVGFGTFAVSRRKASTGRNPATGAEISIPESNQAKFKPGKGLKDALNPA
- the tet gene encoding Tet(A)/Tet(B)/Tet(C) family tetracycline efflux MFS transporter; this translates as MNKPLVVILSAVTLDAIGIGLIAPILPSLLREVAHQGDVTLLYGLLIALYATMQFICSPILGVLSDRFGRRPVLILSLCGAALDYVLMALAPNLLFLVVGRAIAGITAANMAVASAYITDISPEDQRARRFGYFHAMWGIGFIVGPVLGGVLGEYWLRAPFIAAALLNALNCALAFFVLPESHHVRGTARFSWTTLNPFLPLGWALSFRALIPLIAILMIMMFVGQMYGVVWVLFGEDQFSWSPLTIGLSLAAFGVFHAGAQAFLTGPVVTRFGERASLLIGFSAEVFCLVVLAFAGLGWVMFALMPLFAVGGVGMPALQSLITRQVDAERQGQLQGVLASLVSLTSVFGPLFFSLAYAGVRGDWPGAIWLVGAAIYCLALPLMFGLRKLAPAGA